A region from the Pseudomonas cucumis genome encodes:
- the mnmH gene encoding tRNA 2-selenouridine(34) synthase MnmH: MSIDFTDYRDIFLNDRPMMDTRAPVEFLKGSFPGVVNLPLMNDLERQRIGTCYKQQGQQAAITLGHQLVSGEIKAERIQAWAEFARAHPDGYLYCFRGGLRSQIVQQWLKDEAGIDYPRVGGGYKAMRTFLLDTLEQAIAQCDFVLLGGMTGTGKTEVLTQLSNGLDLEGHAHHRGSSFGKRATGQPSNIDFENRLAVDVLKRRARGIEQFVLEDESRMVGSCALPLPLYQGMQQFPMVWLEDSLEGRVERILRDYVVDLCAEFIEVHGDEGFALFSERLLASLNNVQRRLGGERHQRMLTLMEDALAEQANSGAVDMHRGWIEGLLREYYDPMYAFQREKKGSRIEFVGERGAVLEYLRARGNQRG, translated from the coding sequence ATGTCCATCGACTTCACCGATTACCGCGACATCTTTCTCAACGACCGACCGATGATGGATACCCGCGCGCCGGTCGAATTCCTCAAAGGCTCATTTCCCGGCGTGGTCAATCTGCCGTTGATGAATGACCTGGAGCGGCAACGGATCGGCACTTGCTACAAGCAGCAAGGCCAACAAGCAGCCATCACGCTGGGGCATCAATTGGTGTCCGGCGAGATCAAGGCCGAGCGCATCCAGGCCTGGGCCGAGTTTGCCCGGGCGCATCCGGATGGTTATTTGTACTGTTTTCGCGGCGGGCTGCGTTCGCAGATCGTTCAGCAATGGCTGAAGGACGAAGCGGGTATCGACTACCCGCGAGTCGGCGGTGGCTACAAGGCCATGCGCACCTTCTTGCTCGATACGCTCGAGCAGGCCATTGCCCAGTGCGATTTCGTTTTGCTGGGTGGCATGACCGGCACCGGCAAGACCGAGGTGCTCACGCAATTGAGCAACGGGTTGGACCTTGAAGGCCACGCCCATCATCGCGGCTCCAGCTTCGGCAAACGCGCCACCGGCCAACCCTCCAACATCGACTTTGAAAACCGCCTGGCCGTGGACGTGCTGAAGAGGCGCGCCCGTGGTATCGAACAGTTCGTGCTGGAAGACGAGAGCCGCATGGTCGGCAGTTGCGCCTTGCCGTTGCCGCTGTATCAGGGCATGCAGCAGTTTCCGATGGTCTGGCTGGAAGACAGCCTGGAAGGGCGTGTCGAGCGGATCCTGCGTGATTACGTGGTGGACTTGTGCGCCGAATTCATCGAAGTGCATGGCGATGAAGGTTTCGCGCTGTTTTCCGAGCGTTTGCTGGCGAGCCTGAACAATGTACAGAGACGGTTGGGCGGCGAACGTCATCAGCGGATGCTGACCTTGATGGAAGACGCGCTGGCAGAACAGGCGAACAGTGGCGCGGTGGATATGCACCGGGGCTGGATCGAAGGGTTACTGCGCGAGTATTACGACCCGATGTATGCGTTTCAGCGGGAGAAGAAGGGTTCGCGGATTGAGTTTGTCGGGGAGCGGGGGGCGGTGCTCGAGTATCTGCGAGCGCGAGGCAATCAGCGAGGGTGA
- a CDS encoding purine-nucleoside phosphorylase: protein MNAMTRLSLSVGIVCGALLSSATWATEAPIQPKVMLITMFAPEAQNWIDRLELKQEVRVPGLSAEYPNIRCNPQQVCLMVTGMGQTNAAASTLALALSPKFDLRKSYFLIAGIAGISPHHGTIGTTAWAHYLVEFGTQWELDSRDAPKDWPTGYLGINTKGPNEKPPLDYKTEVFELNPKLQAKAFALSHKVHLSESKESAAWRLKYPSAPANQPPVVTQCDTLAGNTWFSGTRLSERAEVWTKLLTNNEGVYCTTQQEDNSTYEALLRASREGLVDVRRLAVVRAGSDFDRPAPGQSEVDNLLKYADQGGFVPALENLYRTGNPLVQEILQNWSAWEKGVPEV, encoded by the coding sequence ATGAATGCAATGACGCGTCTTTCCCTGTCCGTGGGCATTGTCTGCGGCGCCCTGCTCTCGTCTGCTACCTGGGCGACTGAAGCGCCCATTCAGCCGAAAGTAATGCTGATCACCATGTTCGCCCCCGAGGCGCAGAACTGGATCGATCGCCTGGAGCTCAAGCAAGAAGTGCGCGTACCGGGCCTGTCCGCCGAGTACCCGAATATTCGCTGCAACCCCCAACAGGTGTGCCTGATGGTCACCGGCATGGGCCAGACCAATGCGGCGGCTTCGACCCTGGCCCTGGCGCTGTCGCCGAAATTCGACCTGCGCAAAAGTTACTTTCTGATCGCCGGGATTGCCGGCATCAGCCCGCACCACGGCACCATCGGTACCACCGCGTGGGCGCACTATCTGGTGGAGTTCGGCACCCAGTGGGAGCTGGACTCCCGGGACGCACCGAAAGACTGGCCGACCGGTTACCTGGGCATCAACACCAAAGGCCCGAACGAAAAGCCGCCTCTGGACTACAAGACTGAAGTGTTCGAACTCAATCCGAAGTTGCAGGCCAAGGCATTCGCCCTGAGCCACAAGGTCCATCTGAGCGAGAGCAAGGAGTCGGCGGCATGGCGCTTGAAGTATCCGTCGGCCCCGGCCAATCAACCGCCGGTCGTTACCCAGTGCGATACGCTGGCGGGCAATACCTGGTTTTCCGGAACGCGGCTGAGTGAGCGAGCTGAAGTCTGGACCAAGCTGCTGACCAATAACGAAGGGGTTTATTGCACGACTCAGCAGGAAGACAATTCCACCTATGAAGCGCTGCTGCGCGCCAGCCGCGAGGGGTTGGTGGATGTGCGGCGTCTGGCGGTGGTGCGCGCCGGTTCCGACTTCGACCGGCCGGCGCCGGGCCAGAGCGAGGTGGATAACCTGCTCAAATACGCCGATCAGGGCGGTTTTGTGCCGGCGCTGGAGAACCTGTACCGCACGGGGAATCCGTTGGTGCAGGAGATTCTGCAGAATTGGTCGGCTTGGGAGAAAGGCGTGCCTGAGGTCTGA
- a CDS encoding metallothionein produces MNDGTCDCPKCSCKLGEHPIVRHGKHYCCEGCAKHHEHGEECSTKGCKCAKH; encoded by the coding sequence ATGAACGACGGTACCTGCGACTGCCCGAAATGCTCCTGCAAACTGGGTGAACACCCCATCGTGCGTCACGGCAAGCACTATTGCTGTGAAGGCTGCGCCAAGCATCATGAACACGGCGAAGAGTGTTCCACCAAAGGCTGCAAATGTGCCAAGCACTGA
- a CDS encoding histidine phosphatase family protein, whose amino-acid sequence MMNPLKFAQRFKHRAYIFLPSLLAVSALFLSLESSESRAQPADGTQTLVFLRHAEKPAGGLGQLNCQGLNRAIDLATLLPEKFGKANYVFAANPTRNVEEGELDNSYSYIRPLMTISPSAIKLGLPVNINFSANDTSDLADELLHDKYHNSVIYTAWSHGYLPELINKVAGEAVGKKQNITEDWESSDYDSLYVLTLTWHNGKASLQSHSYKQGLDNGQETCPT is encoded by the coding sequence ATGATGAATCCATTGAAATTCGCCCAACGCTTCAAGCATCGCGCCTATATCTTCCTGCCCTCCCTGCTGGCGGTCAGCGCGTTGTTCTTGTCGCTTGAGTCCAGTGAAAGCCGCGCCCAACCGGCGGACGGCACTCAGACGCTGGTATTCCTGCGTCATGCGGAAAAACCGGCCGGCGGCCTGGGTCAGCTCAATTGTCAGGGACTGAATCGCGCCATTGACCTGGCCACCTTGTTGCCGGAAAAATTCGGCAAGGCCAACTACGTGTTTGCCGCCAACCCGACACGCAATGTCGAGGAAGGCGAACTGGATAATTCCTACAGTTACATCCGCCCCCTGATGACCATCAGCCCCAGCGCAATCAAGCTCGGCTTGCCGGTGAACATCAACTTCTCGGCCAATGACACCAGCGACCTGGCGGATGAACTGCTGCACGACAAGTATCACAACTCGGTCATTTATACGGCCTGGTCCCACGGCTATCTGCCCGAGTTGATCAACAAGGTCGCCGGGGAAGCCGTCGGCAAGAAACAGAACATTACCGAAGACTGGGAATCGAGCGATTACGACTCGCTGTATGTGCTCACGCTGACTTGGCACAACGGTAAGGCCAGCCTGCAGAGCCACAGCTACAAGCAAGGGCTGGATAATGGTCAGGAGACCTGTCCGACGTAA
- the selD gene encoding selenide, water dikinase SelD encodes MSEPIRLTQYSHGAGCGCKISPQVLEVILAGSGAQNLDPKLWVGNASRDDAAVYAIDEERGVVSTTDFFMPIVDDPFDFGRIAATNAISDIYAMGGDPLMAIAILGWPVNVLAPEIAREVIRGGRSVCDEAGIPLAGGHSIDAPEPIFGLAVTGLVEKRHMKRNDTATAGCLLYLTKPLGIGVLTTAEKKGKLRNADIGLARDWMCTLNKPGSRFGKLDGVTAMTDVTGFGLIGHLVEMADGSNVTARIEYDRVPRLPGVEYYLDQGCVPGGTLRNFDSYASKVGRLQELHKRVLCDPQTSGGLLIAVTPESNEQFLAVAAELGLTLEPIGELVERQTHAVEVF; translated from the coding sequence ATGAGCGAGCCGATTCGTCTGACCCAATACAGCCACGGCGCAGGTTGTGGCTGCAAGATTTCGCCCCAGGTGCTGGAGGTGATTCTGGCCGGCAGCGGTGCGCAGAACCTGGACCCGAAACTCTGGGTCGGCAACGCCTCGCGCGACGACGCGGCGGTGTATGCCATCGACGAAGAACGCGGCGTAGTGTCGACCACTGACTTTTTCATGCCGATCGTCGATGATCCCTTCGACTTCGGCCGCATCGCCGCGACCAATGCCATCAGCGATATCTACGCCATGGGCGGCGATCCCTTGATGGCGATTGCGATCCTCGGCTGGCCGGTCAATGTGCTGGCGCCGGAGATTGCCCGGGAAGTGATTCGCGGCGGGCGTTCGGTCTGTGATGAGGCAGGGATTCCATTGGCCGGTGGCCATTCCATCGACGCGCCAGAGCCGATCTTCGGCCTGGCCGTGACCGGGTTGGTGGAAAAGCGCCATATGAAGCGCAACGACACCGCCACCGCCGGGTGCTTGCTATACCTCACCAAACCCTTGGGCATCGGCGTCCTCACCACGGCCGAGAAGAAGGGCAAGTTGCGCAATGCCGACATCGGCCTGGCCCGCGACTGGATGTGCACCCTGAACAAACCCGGCAGCCGTTTCGGCAAACTCGACGGCGTGACCGCAATGACTGACGTCACCGGGTTTGGCCTGATCGGGCATCTGGTGGAAATGGCCGACGGCAGCAACGTGACCGCCCGCATTGAATATGACCGGGTACCGCGCCTGCCGGGTGTCGAGTATTACCTCGATCAGGGCTGCGTGCCCGGCGGCACGCTGCGCAATTTCGACAGCTACGCCAGCAAGGTCGGCCGACTTCAGGAGTTGCACAAACGCGTGCTCTGCGACCCGCAGACCAGCGGCGGCCTGTTGATTGCGGTCACGCCCGAGAGCAACGAACAGTTTCTGGCGGTGGCGGCTGAACTCGGCCTGACCCTCGAGCCAATCGGCGAACTGGTTGAGCGACAGACTCACGCGGTAGAGGTGTTTTGA
- a CDS encoding glutathione binding-like protein: MTDLSAFPITQKWPAQYPEWIQLYSLPTPNGVKVSIMLEEIGLPYEPHRVGFDTNDQLSPEFLSLNPNNKIPAILDPHGPGDQPLALFESGAILIYLADKSGQLLAQESAARYETLQWLMFQMGGIGPMFGQLGFFNKFAGKDYEDKRPRDRYVDESKRLLQVLDGRLQGRDWIMGERYTIADIATFPWVRNLIGFYEAGDLVGIQNFPNVTRVLERFLARPAVIRGLEIPRQPL; this comes from the coding sequence ATGACCGATTTGTCTGCATTCCCCATCACTCAAAAATGGCCGGCCCAGTACCCGGAGTGGATCCAGCTCTATTCCTTGCCAACGCCCAATGGCGTCAAGGTTTCGATCATGCTCGAAGAGATCGGGCTGCCCTACGAGCCGCATCGTGTGGGCTTCGATACCAACGATCAGTTGTCCCCCGAATTTCTGTCGCTGAACCCCAACAACAAAATCCCGGCGATCCTCGACCCCCATGGTCCGGGGGACCAACCGCTGGCTCTGTTCGAGTCCGGGGCGATTCTGATTTACCTTGCCGACAAGAGCGGGCAACTGCTGGCCCAGGAATCGGCGGCGCGTTACGAGACCCTTCAGTGGCTGATGTTTCAGATGGGCGGTATCGGACCGATGTTTGGCCAACTCGGTTTTTTCAACAAATTCGCCGGCAAGGACTACGAAGACAAGCGTCCCCGTGATCGTTACGTCGACGAAAGCAAGCGCTTGCTCCAAGTCCTTGATGGCCGTCTGCAAGGGCGCGACTGGATCATGGGCGAGCGCTACACCATCGCCGACATCGCGACCTTTCCATGGGTGCGCAACCTGATCGGCTTCTACGAGGCCGGTGATCTGGTAGGCATCCAGAATTTCCCTAACGTCACCCGCGTGCTGGAACGTTTCCTGGCAAGGCCGGCGGTGATTCGCGGGCTGGAAATCCCCAGGCAACCCCTTTGA
- a CDS encoding FAD-dependent oxidoreductase yields MNRSDVLIIGAGPTGLVLALWLSKLGIRVRIIDKTSEPGTTSRALAVQARTLELYSQLDLSDAVVQNGHKVAAANFWVKGEPVARLPLSTIGEGLTPYAFLEMYPQDEHERLLIERLEAFGITVERNTELQSFEETGDGITARVRLPDGQQETCQACYLAGCDGARSIVRKTLDTGFPGGTYQQIFYVADVQARGPTFNGELHVDLDEADFLAVFPLAGEGRARLIGTVRDERADRAETLQFEDVSSRAIEHLKVQIDQVNWFSTYRVHHRVADHFRTGRAFLLGDAAHVHSPAGGQGMNTGIGDAINLAWKLAAVLSGGASAKLLDSYETERIAFARRLVATTDRVFSFVTAEGRIADLLRTRVAPFLIPKMTSLEAAREFLFRTVSQTTLNYRGMPLSEGVAGHVHGGDRLPWAHDGEGDNFESLKDPSWQVHVYGDTSDEMIAWCIEHHLPLQVFDWRPAFETAGLARNGFYLLRPDTYVAIADYSADPKVIERYFRDREIRLFFG; encoded by the coding sequence ATGAACCGTAGCGACGTGCTGATCATCGGCGCCGGCCCGACCGGGCTGGTACTGGCGCTGTGGCTGAGCAAACTGGGAATTCGGGTGCGCATTATCGACAAGACGTCGGAACCCGGCACCACTTCACGTGCGCTGGCAGTACAGGCACGAACCCTTGAACTGTATAGCCAGCTCGACCTCAGCGACGCTGTTGTGCAAAACGGCCATAAAGTGGCCGCGGCGAATTTCTGGGTCAAGGGCGAACCGGTCGCACGCCTGCCGCTGAGCACCATCGGCGAGGGTCTGACGCCCTACGCGTTTCTGGAAATGTATCCGCAAGACGAGCACGAACGCCTGCTGATCGAACGCCTGGAGGCCTTCGGTATTACGGTGGAGCGCAACACCGAACTGCAAAGCTTCGAGGAAACCGGCGACGGCATCACCGCCCGGGTGCGCTTGCCCGATGGCCAGCAGGAAACCTGCCAGGCCTGTTATCTCGCCGGCTGCGACGGCGCCCGGTCGATTGTGCGCAAAACGCTGGATACCGGTTTTCCGGGCGGCACTTACCAGCAGATTTTCTACGTGGCAGATGTGCAGGCTCGCGGCCCCACGTTCAACGGTGAACTGCATGTGGACCTTGATGAAGCCGACTTTCTCGCCGTATTCCCCTTGGCCGGTGAAGGGCGCGCCCGCCTGATCGGTACGGTTCGCGACGAACGCGCCGATCGTGCCGAAACCCTCCAGTTCGAAGACGTCAGCAGCCGTGCCATCGAGCATTTAAAGGTACAGATCGATCAGGTGAACTGGTTCTCGACTTACCGCGTGCATCACCGGGTTGCGGATCACTTTCGCACCGGGCGCGCGTTTCTGTTGGGTGACGCCGCCCATGTCCATAGCCCCGCGGGTGGCCAAGGTATGAACACCGGGATTGGCGACGCGATCAATCTGGCCTGGAAACTCGCCGCGGTGTTGAGCGGTGGCGCCTCGGCCAAACTACTCGACAGTTATGAAACCGAACGCATCGCGTTTGCCCGGCGACTGGTGGCAACTACTGACCGGGTCTTCAGTTTCGTCACCGCCGAAGGACGAATTGCCGACTTGCTGCGCACCCGCGTGGCGCCCTTTTTGATCCCGAAAATGACCTCGCTGGAAGCCGCGCGGGAATTTCTGTTTCGCACAGTGTCGCAGACCACCCTCAACTATCGCGGCATGCCGTTGAGCGAAGGCGTTGCTGGCCATGTTCACGGTGGTGATCGCCTGCCCTGGGCTCACGACGGTGAAGGGGACAATTTCGAATCGCTGAAGGACCCGAGCTGGCAAGTGCATGTGTATGGCGACACCAGCGACGAGATGATTGCCTGGTGCATCGAGCATCACTTGCCGTTGCAGGTGTTCGACTGGCGGCCGGCGTTTGAAACGGCGGGGCTGGCGCGCAACGGGTTTTACCTGCTGCGGCCGGATACGTATGTGGCGATTGCCGACTACAGCGCCGATCCGAAGGTGATCGAGCGGTATTTCCGGGACCGTGAGATTCGGCTTTTCTTCGGCTGA
- a CDS encoding methyl-accepting chemotaxis protein, whose product MTSQLTGLVNQVSDQAQRSDQAMERQRHETDQVATAINEMSAAAQEVAKSAQNAAVAAQQTDEEGQAAKRVVAGSIVKIHALVNDIRSSGVSLDSLQKDVSSIVSVLGVIRSIAEQTNLLALNAAIEAARAGEAGRGFAVVADEVRALASRTQISTQEIQSMIDRLQAGTQSAVEAMRRSSEAGDGTSAQANEAGASLDAMAQLIGTINSMNAQIASAAEEQTAVAEEINRSVHQIAVAVDSVADETQLGAQTSRSLADLGQRLGQLVGQFRI is encoded by the coding sequence ATGACCTCGCAACTGACCGGGCTGGTGAATCAGGTGTCCGATCAGGCCCAGCGCTCGGATCAGGCCATGGAGCGTCAGCGTCACGAAACCGATCAGGTGGCCACGGCGATCAACGAAATGTCTGCGGCGGCTCAGGAAGTGGCCAAAAGCGCGCAAAACGCGGCGGTCGCTGCCCAGCAGACCGACGAAGAAGGCCAGGCCGCCAAGCGCGTGGTGGCTGGCAGCATCGTGAAGATTCATGCGTTGGTGAACGACATTCGCAGCAGCGGCGTGTCTCTCGATAGCCTGCAGAAAGACGTGTCGTCGATTGTCAGCGTACTCGGGGTGATCCGTTCGATTGCCGAACAGACCAACCTCCTGGCGCTCAACGCCGCCATTGAAGCGGCCCGCGCCGGTGAGGCCGGGCGTGGTTTTGCGGTGGTCGCCGACGAAGTGCGGGCATTGGCCAGTCGCACGCAAATCAGCACCCAGGAAATCCAGAGCATGATCGACCGCTTGCAGGCCGGCACCCAATCGGCAGTCGAGGCCATGCGCCGCTCCAGCGAGGCCGGCGACGGCACGTCGGCCCAGGCCAACGAGGCGGGGGCCTCTCTGGACGCCATGGCCCAGTTGATCGGCACCATCAACTCGATGAACGCCCAGATCGCCAGCGCCGCCGAAGAGCAAACCGCCGTAGCCGAAGAGATCAACCGCAGCGTGCATCAAATTGCCGTGGCCGTAGACAGCGTCGCCGACGAAACCCAGCTTGGCGCACAGACCTCACGCAGCCTGGCCGACCTTGGTCAGCGCTTGGGCCAACTGGTCGGGCAATTCCGCATTTGA
- a CDS encoding DUF1615 domain-containing protein — protein MQANRLIMSAAALLVLAGCGTQRTQEPPARKPAEVKAEIMRLLPAKTPDRQGWATDIYAAFAAQKISPTTQNLCSVLAVTEQESTFQADPRVPGLGKIARDEIDRRAAKAHIPGLLVSGALQVSSPNGKSYSDRLNAARSEKELSAIFDDFIGMVPMGRTLFDGFNPVHTGGPMQVSIDFAEQQARDYPYPVDGSIRREVFTRRGGMYFGIAHLLGYPVSYKQPLYRFADFNAGWYASRNAAFQNAVSRATGIPLALDGDLVRYGSIMPGSTELAVRTLGKQLDMRNLTIRDQLEEGNSLEFEDTKLYRRVFALAEQAEGRPLPRAVLPGILLQSPKITRKLTTAWFAKRVDERYQRCMKRAGR, from the coding sequence ATGCAAGCCAATCGATTGATCATGAGCGCCGCGGCACTGTTGGTTCTGGCCGGTTGCGGTACTCAACGCACGCAGGAACCGCCGGCCCGAAAGCCTGCCGAGGTCAAGGCCGAGATCATGCGTCTGCTACCGGCCAAGACACCCGACCGCCAAGGCTGGGCCACGGACATCTACGCGGCATTTGCCGCGCAAAAGATTTCACCGACCACGCAAAACCTGTGTTCGGTACTCGCGGTCACTGAGCAGGAATCGACGTTTCAGGCTGATCCGCGGGTGCCGGGCCTGGGCAAGATCGCCCGGGACGAGATCGACCGCCGCGCCGCCAAGGCCCACATTCCCGGCCTGCTGGTGAGCGGTGCCTTGCAGGTAAGCTCACCCAATGGCAAAAGCTACAGCGACCGGCTGAATGCCGCGCGCAGCGAAAAAGAACTCAGCGCGATTTTCGATGATTTCATCGGCATGGTGCCCATGGGGCGGACGCTGTTCGATGGTTTCAACCCGGTGCACACCGGCGGGCCGATGCAGGTCAGCATCGATTTTGCCGAGCAGCAGGCGCGGGATTATCCCTATCCGGTGGACGGCTCGATTCGCCGCGAAGTGTTCACGCGTCGCGGCGGTATGTATTTCGGTATTGCCCATTTGCTCGGTTATCCAGTGAGCTACAAGCAGCCGCTGTATCGCTTCGCCGATTTCAATGCCGGTTGGTACGCCAGCCGTAATGCGGCGTTTCAGAACGCGGTAAGCCGTGCGACCGGCATTCCGCTGGCGCTGGATGGCGATCTGGTGCGCTACGGTTCGATCATGCCGGGCTCCACGGAATTGGCGGTGCGCACTCTCGGCAAGCAATTGGACATGCGCAACCTGACCATTCGGGATCAATTGGAGGAGGGTAACAGCCTCGAATTCGAAGACACCAAGCTGTATCGGCGCGTGTTTGCCTTGGCCGAACAGGCTGAAGGTCGACCATTACCTCGGGCGGTGTTGCCGGGGATCCTGCTGCAAAGCCCGAAAATCACCCGCAAACTCACCACGGCATGGTTCGCCAAGCGGGTCGATGAGCGTTATCAGCGCTGTATGAAGCGGGCGGGGAGGTAA
- a CDS encoding nucleoside-specific channel-forming protein Tsx, translating into MHCTSSRVTCSRTFAVSLLLASVTGLLSSHVWAQPATAEESAQGEALSPEASPPKKGAYLSDWFNQDLTIIGSKDISFGPQPADDIYLEYEYFGRKGPFELYGYIDIPKIFDIGNSHDKGVWDHGSPVFMEHEPRISIDYLAGRSLAVGPFKEWYVAFDWIYDHGSNSANRANTLYSGLGTDIDTHSRVNLSANFYGRYQWENYGASNEYSWDGYRAQLKYIVPISSFSNGASLTYIGFTNFDFGSDLHKDNPARTANATVATNVLLYAFTHLRFTLVGRYFHNGGNWDDGSELNFGDGDFRARSNGWGYYAGVGYQF; encoded by the coding sequence ATGCATTGCACCTCCAGCCGCGTGACTTGCTCGCGCACTTTTGCTGTTTCCTTGCTGCTGGCCAGCGTTACAGGACTACTCAGCAGCCACGTTTGGGCCCAACCGGCCACCGCCGAAGAATCCGCCCAGGGCGAAGCCCTTAGCCCTGAAGCCAGCCCGCCGAAAAAAGGCGCCTACCTGTCCGACTGGTTCAACCAGGACCTGACCATCATCGGCAGCAAAGACATCAGTTTCGGCCCGCAACCGGCCGACGACATCTACCTGGAATATGAATACTTCGGCCGCAAGGGGCCATTCGAGTTGTACGGCTACATCGACATTCCAAAGATCTTCGACATCGGCAACAGCCATGACAAAGGCGTCTGGGACCACGGCTCGCCGGTGTTCATGGAGCACGAACCGCGGATTTCCATCGACTACCTGGCCGGCCGCAGCCTGGCCGTCGGGCCGTTCAAGGAATGGTACGTGGCGTTCGACTGGATCTACGACCACGGCAGCAACAGCGCCAACCGCGCCAACACGCTGTACAGCGGTTTGGGCACCGACATCGACACCCATTCGCGGGTCAACCTGTCGGCCAACTTCTATGGCCGCTACCAGTGGGAAAACTACGGTGCCAGCAACGAATATTCGTGGGACGGCTACCGCGCCCAGCTCAAGTACATCGTGCCCATCAGCAGTTTCAGCAATGGCGCTTCGTTGACCTACATCGGTTTCACCAACTTCGACTTCGGCTCCGATCTGCACAAGGACAACCCGGCCCGCACCGCCAACGCCACCGTGGCCACCAACGTGTTGCTCTACGCCTTCACCCACTTGCGTTTCACCCTGGTCGGCCGTTATTTCCACAACGGCGGCAACTGGGACGACGGCAGTGAGTTGAATTTCGGCGACGGTGACTTCCGCGCCCGTTCCAACGGCTGGGGTTACTACGCCGGTGTCGGTTATCAGTTTTAA
- a CDS encoding DUF6555 family protein produces MNNAKLFVIEYTLHGKPKSFIIRLDKMDNAEAWHWASCDAGVGRIPRFGRERVQKTSKPLAEKFGVENVTWRPAN; encoded by the coding sequence ATGAACAACGCAAAACTTTTCGTCATTGAATACACCCTTCACGGCAAGCCCAAGTCTTTCATTATCCGCCTGGACAAAATGGACAATGCAGAGGCTTGGCACTGGGCAAGTTGCGACGCCGGAGTAGGCCGGATCCCGCGCTTTGGCCGTGAGAGGGTGCAAAAGACCAGTAAACCGCTGGCGGAGAAATTCGGCGTCGAAAATGTGACCTGGCGACCGGCGAATTAA
- the hemB gene encoding porphobilinogen synthase gives MPSQFPEARPRRLRRNASLRSLFQETEFSLNDLVLPIFVEEEIDDFVPIKSMPGVMRIPESKLAGEIERYARAGIKSVMTFGVSHHLDSSGSDTWSDNGLVSRMSRIAKDAVPEMIVMSDTCFCEYTDHGHCGVLHHHEVDNDQTLINLGKQAVAAARAGADVIAPSAAMDGQVQAIRRALDEAGFSQTAIMAYSTKFASALYGPFREAGGSALKGDRKSYQMNPMNRREAVRESLMDEQEGADALMVKPAGAYLDIIRDIREASRLPLSAYQVSGEYAMIKFAAQAGAIDEDRVVRESLGAIKRAGADLIFTYFAMDLALAGI, from the coding sequence ATGCCCAGTCAGTTCCCCGAAGCACGTCCACGCCGTCTGCGCCGCAATGCGAGCCTGCGCAGCCTGTTCCAGGAAACCGAGTTCAGCTTGAATGATCTGGTGTTGCCGATTTTCGTCGAGGAAGAGATCGACGATTTCGTGCCGATCAAGAGCATGCCTGGCGTGATGCGCATTCCCGAGTCGAAGCTGGCCGGTGAGATCGAGCGTTACGCCCGCGCCGGGATCAAGTCAGTGATGACGTTTGGCGTGTCCCATCATCTGGACAGCAGCGGCAGCGACACCTGGAGCGACAATGGTCTAGTGTCGCGCATGTCGCGCATCGCCAAGGACGCCGTGCCGGAAATGATCGTGATGTCCGACACCTGTTTCTGCGAGTACACCGATCACGGCCACTGCGGCGTGCTGCATCACCACGAAGTCGACAACGACCAGACCCTGATCAACCTCGGCAAACAAGCCGTGGCGGCTGCTCGGGCCGGCGCCGATGTGATCGCACCGTCGGCGGCCATGGACGGGCAGGTCCAGGCCATTCGCCGGGCACTCGATGAAGCGGGTTTCAGCCAGACCGCAATCATGGCCTATTCGACCAAATTCGCTTCGGCGCTTTATGGCCCGTTCCGCGAGGCCGGCGGCAGTGCGCTGAAGGGCGACCGCAAAAGCTATCAGATGAACCCGATGAACCGCCGCGAAGCCGTGCGTGAATCGCTGATGGACGAGCAGGAAGGCGCCGACGCGCTGATGGTCAAACCGGCCGGTGCGTACCTGGACATCATCCGCGATATCCGCGAAGCCTCGCGTTTGCCGCTGTCGGCGTATCAGGTGAGTGGCGAGTACGCGATGATCAAATTCGCCGCCCAGGCCGGGGCAATCGATGAGGACCGAGTGGTGCGTGAGAGCCTGGGAGCGATCAAACGGGCCGGGGCGGATTTGATCTTCACCTACTTTGCAATGGACCTGGCCCTGGCCGGGATCTAA